From Deinococcus aerophilus, a single genomic window includes:
- a CDS encoding helical backbone metal receptor — MTPASLRLASLASSNSDILAALGAADRVVAADSHSDAPGLERACRVGPDLNIDLDAVAASRPDLVLASLSVPGMERIVEDLHARGLPTLVLDPVTVRETLDDIRRVGGAIGLEQRGQEVAARLADDLRQLRVQRSRPPRVLVEWWPRPIIAATRDSWVTELLSMLGAVNALADDAGRSRPLTLEEVRAARPDLIVCSWCGAKKLRPEVITARGLGVPVVAVPESGLGRPGPRLLEGARQIASALETLALVRA; from the coding sequence ATGACTCCTGCTTCCCTCCGGCTGGCCTCGCTGGCGTCGAGCAACTCGGACATCCTCGCGGCGCTGGGAGCGGCAGACCGGGTGGTGGCTGCCGACTCGCACAGCGACGCGCCGGGGCTGGAGCGGGCCTGCCGGGTGGGGCCGGACCTGAACATTGATCTGGATGCGGTGGCCGCTTCGAGGCCCGATCTGGTCCTCGCCAGCCTGAGCGTGCCGGGCATGGAGCGCATCGTGGAGGACCTGCACGCACGCGGCCTGCCCACGCTGGTCCTTGACCCGGTGACGGTGCGGGAGACGCTGGACGACATCCGCCGCGTCGGAGGGGCCATCGGGCTCGAGCAGCGGGGGCAGGAGGTGGCCGCGCGGCTGGCGGACGATCTTCGGCAACTGCGTGTGCAGCGCTCCCGCCCGCCGCGCGTGCTGGTGGAGTGGTGGCCCCGCCCGATCATTGCGGCCACGCGCGACTCGTGGGTCACGGAACTGCTGTCCATGCTGGGGGCGGTCAACGCTCTGGCCGACGACGCGGGCCGCAGCCGACCTCTGACGCTGGAGGAGGTCCGCGCCGCGCGCCCTGACCTGATCGTGTGTTCGTGGTGCGGAGCGAAGAAACTGCGCCCGGAGGTCATCACGGCGCGTGGGCTGGGCGTGCCGGTGGTTGCCGTGCCGGAAAGTGGGCTGGGCCGCCCGGGTCCCCGGCTGTTAGAAGGTGCGCGGCAGATCGCGTCGGCGCTGGAGACGCTGGCTTTAGTCCGTGCTTGA